The genomic window TGTCGTTGCGGAGCACGGCGGGCCGGCTGCGGCCGGGGGGGCGGTGTCGCGTGCTGGGCGTGAGCCGCGCAGGTTGGTGGCCCGCAGGGACAGCGGGGTGTCGGTTCAGGTTCTGGGGCAGGACTACCGGCGGATCATGGAGGCCTTCGACGGCCCGGGTGGGCCGGGGCTGACGGCGAAGCAGGCGGCGGTGCATCTGGGCTGGGACACGGGCCTGGCCTCGCGGGTCGAGGGCGTGCGGGGCAGGATGAAGCGGCTGGTGGAACGGGGCTGGCTGTGTGAGGACCGGCCGGGTGTGTTCACGCTGCCGTCGCCGTCGCCGTCTGGGCTGGGTGCTGCTGCCGGATAGTGGTGGTGCGGCGGGCCAGGCGGCGGCTCATGAGCATGGTCATGGACCACAGGATCACGGCCTGGGCGCTGGTGGTGTGGGTCTCGTAGTCGCGGGTCAGGCGGCGGGAGCGCATCAGCCAGGCGTTGGTTCGTTCCACGACCCATCTGCGGGGCAGGACATGGAAACCGTGCAGGTTGTCGGTGCGTTTGACGATCTCCAGGGTGAGGCCGAGCGTGTTGGCGGCCCAGTCGACGAGGTGACCGGTGTAGCCACTGTCGGCCCAGACCAGCCGTAGGGTCCGGAAGCGGTTGCGCAGTGCGGGCAGTATCGCTGTGGCGGCGTCCCGGTCGGTGGTGGACGCCGGGGTGACAGCCGCGGCCAGCAGCAGCCCGAGGCAGTCCACGACAAGGTGCCGCTTGCGGCCGTTGATCTTCTTGCCGCCGTCGAAGCCGCGCGAGTCGTTCTTGACGGTGGCGTCGGCCTTGACCGACTGCGAGTCGATCACGGCCGCGGTCGGTTCGGTGTTGCGGCCCTCCGACGCGCGCACCTGCTCGCGCAACCGGTCGTGGAGTTCACCGATCAGCTGGTTGTCACGCCAGCGGCAGAAGAACGCGTAGACGCGTTTCCAGGGTGGGAAGTCCGCGGGCAGGTTCCGCCACTTCACACCGTTGTCGACCAGGTAGCGGATCGCATCGAGCATCTGGCGGTGGCAATAGCCTTCCGGACGGCCGCCGCGCCCGTCCATCCACGCCGGCACCGGCAGCACGGCCCGGACCACCGCCCACTCCGCGTCCGTCATGTCGCTGCCGTAGCGGAGCCGGCGGCCGGGATGGTCGGCCGCGTTCCCGAACCGGTGCGCGAGACAGTCACACTCCCGGGCCGGCCAACTGGACTGCGCGGATCCGACCACGTACAACTGCGACACGGGGCCTCCTGTGGTGCCAACGGATTCGACACCCGCGTACTACCAGGAGGCCCTTCTTTCATGCGCGGAAGACGATCAACTCACCCGATCCATCACGCCGTTCCGAACACCAGCACCAACCCACACGGTAAGAGGACGCCTTCTCAGCCGTTGAAGGCCTTGCGGAGCCTCGATGCGGCCTCAGTGAGGATGTCCTGTTCCTTGCAGAGGGCGAGGCGGACTTGGGTGCGGCCGGCGGCGTAGAAATCGCAGAAGCCGGCCGAGGGGCGCCGAAGGGCGCCCGATCCGGCCGGTGCCGGTAGACGGCCGGCCTGGCGGGGAGCTGGCCTCGACCGTTCGCTAGGCTCCCGAGGCGTGTCTGACCTTCCGAACGTTCAGGGCGCGACCATCGACGCCATCATCGACCACGCGAGCCGCGCGACGCTTCCCTTCCAGCGGGCGCACCGGGAGGAACAGCACGCGACGGCCTTCTGGTTCAACGAGCTCGTGGAGACCACAGACGAAGGCGAGGCCATCCGGCAGTACCTCGTGACCGCCGGCGGGCCGACTCGGTTCGAGATTGCCGAGTTCACCCTCCGGCCGGACCTGTGCGATCCGGCGATGAGCGCGGAGAAGCTGATGATGGTCGACTTTGCCGCGGGGTGGACCCACCTTGAGGACCTGGGCGTCGCAGTCATGCCCACCGCCGGGCTGCACGCGCACGGCGCTCGCAAGGGGTGGAGCTGGACGACCGACGAGATCACCGACGGCATGGCGGCCAAGGAGGAGGACATTGCCGTCCTCGGCGCGGAGCCTGTCGCGGCCTATCTATTGGGCCACGAAGTCGGAGCCGAGACGGGTGCCCGGGACCTGGTCGTCGTGGTCGGTGCCGTCACGCGTACCGAAAGCGGCGGCGTCCGCTGGGTCGGCGACGTACCGCAGGGGTGTGTCGGCGCACCGGTGTTCATCGGCGCCCAGCTCGGCGGGGACAGCTTCAAGCTGGTCTGTGCAGGAGTGGTACTGGCCGGCGACGGTCATCATCCGATCGCAACCTTTGACCGCGTCCGCACCGCCCTGCGCGCCCTCGCTCCGGCAGCCGTGTCAGTTCCCGAGACGGACGGACCGAATCCTCAGGAACCCGAACTGAAGCGGCGCTGGTGGCAACGACGCGGCTGACGCGCACAGGCGCCCCGGCAGCTCAACTGCGCCTGACCGGCTTCCCGATGGCCCCTGCCGTCGCGGACGAGTGAACTCGGTCCCCTGGGAACTGACCCCCCGCTGAACGGAGTTGACGCCTCGATGCTGACCGTCGCACCGGCTCCCGGTGTCCGCGTGTGATCACGTGGTCGCGGGCACGAGGCCGGCGCCGTCAGGTGCTCCCGCGCGTCCCCGTGCCGCCTCGGCCAGCGCGGCATCGATCCGCTTGTTGCTGTGACAAATCCGCTGTTGATCACTGAGCGAGTGGTGTTCTGGCCTGCGGATCTGGTGATCGTTTCGGGATTTTGGCCTGTGATGTGGTGTTGTTCTGAGCGGGGGTTTTCGTAGGACGGGGGAGTCGAGGTGGGTGCTGGGCTGCGAGTGTGGTGATCGTTTCGGATTGTGGTGATCGTTGCAGGATTTGGTTATGCCTGCGCGGTTAGGTTCGGTAGGTTTGCCCTGTTCAGGGCTAGTCGGACGCCTTGTTGAGTAGGAGGTCTGACGGACGCGTGCGAGCCCGGATGATGGCATGTCCCGCAGGTCACCATGCAGATTCCTCTTCCTTCTTCTCTACGTGGGTGAGCGAGGTCCGATTCGGTCGGCTATGGCCCGGGTCCACTGCCGGCTCAATCAACACCTTGACCAGAACGTCATTGGCGACCTGTGCCAGTCGGCCAAGCTGCACCGCCTCGAACTGGAAGTACGGGTTGGCCTGGAAAGGCCCCGCGTGGCCGCCGTAGCCGAGGACCTGCTCCGATCCGAACAGCGTCCCTCGGTGCCCCGTATGCGAGCGCTGGTCGTACAGCGGGCCCGCGAGCTCCTTCACCTGCTTTTGCGTCAGCACGGTCTTGAGTGCTTTCCGGAACCGCTTCTCGGCAACTCCCTTGCGGTGCTTGCACTCGGGATGGCAGTCGCACATGGAGTCAGGGACGGACCTCATACCGACGCCCTCGATCGCGGCTACGAAGGTGAGCAGCGAGAGCGACGGATGACGTCTCCCCAGGCGTACGGCCTCGTAGTACGCGCTGAGCGCGGTCTCGAGTTCGGGGTCGCCGTCCAGCCTCTCCCACGCCCCAAGCACCCACGGCGGCAGCCTCCAGTTTCCTGTCCCCGGAGGGACCTCCCCGGTCCACTCCTCCCCGTGCGGGCTCGGGAATTCGGGACCGACCGAAGTCGGGATCTTCAGAACCGACCCGTCGGGGCCCTGAGGCCAGGGGAGCGTCCGGGGCTCCCACAGCTGCCTCCGGTGCAGCGTCAGGAGAGCGCAGAGACGGCGCAAATGCGCCTGAGCGACTGGGACAACGGGGTCCCAGTGGTAAGTCTCGACCTGACCGGTGACGACGACGGGGAAGCTGCGGGAGATCGTGATGAACTGCGAGTCGACTCGGTCCTGCCCTCGGAACTCGCGCATGTGGACACCACCGGGGGCGAGGGTCAGCGGCCCTACGTCTGTCGCCCTGATCTGCCCCAAGGGGTGGAATCCCTGTACGGCGGACGGGCTGACCCCAACGAGCGCATCCCATATGTGAGTCCGCTGGTGGTGCCCAATCTCGCCCAAGGCCTTCCGCGCGCCAGTCCGCCAGGGGTCTACCTGGTCCGATGACGGGGTGCCGACGCCGCCGACGACCGTGCAGCTGATGCCGTCGGGGTGAGGACGGACGCGCAAGATGCTCGTCATGGAGTCGTCGAGGGGCGGCCCCATTTCCACCGGGCCGCCGTGGCTGTCAGCGCCGCTGATGCTGCGAAAACCTCCGCCCATGGCGTTCCCAAGGTGGTGAGCCCACTCGTTGCCTTGCTCGGTGAAGTCCACGGGGAAGGTCCCGATGCTCTGTTCCCACACGATGGCCTCCAGCCACTTCGACGACGTCGAGGGTCGCTGGCCACAGCTGCCAGGACCTCGACGTCCCACGATCAAGGTCATCGTCCCGTTTGTGTCCAGAGCGACGCCACTCAATACAGCCGTCACAGGCCGCCCCTGCCAGCGTGAAGCGCGTGACGCCCCGGTGTGCGGTCGCCCACCCGCCCCCGGCTTGGAGGGAGCGATGGCGATCTGACGAATCCGCTAAGGACGACTGCCTGCGTAATACGCTGAGCTGCTAATCCAGTGATCGCGCTCCTAAGGTGTGGACATAACGTCAGCGAGGCCCACGCGCCCGGTCGGTGAACTCTCCGTCGATCTAGCCCGGGTTGCAGTGCACTACGGTCACGGGCATCCCGCGGTGTCGTACGACTTCGAGGACACTGATGACGGGTTACGGAGGAGTGGAAGGACGAAGACGGCGAGGAGAGCCGTGCTCCGGCTGCGGGTGCCGAGGTCGGGCCAGCGACCGTCGGCGGATGTGCACACGTCGTTCAGGATCGGCTGACCACGAGATCATTCAAGGTGAGCTTGAGGCGGCGCCGGTTGGCGTCGAAGCCGTACATGGCAGTGGGCCGGTTCAACGGGTCGGCGCCGCAGCGTGGGGCTTCCAGAGCTGAACCCTCGGCCGCCGCGTCCACCTCAAGATCGAAAAGAACGGCTTCCGCCGAGTGCGGCTCAATCGAAGCGAGCCAACCCACTGGTGCGCCACGAACGTCACCGAGGCCCGTCAATGAACATTGCGGTTCCCTGCGGGAAGGTCGGCGGTCGCAAGTACAGTCGGAGCATGGCTCCCGATGAACTGATCGCCCTCGCCGAACGGCCGCGCGCCTGCAGGCGGGAGGTGTCAAATGCCTAGTATCAAGGGTCGTTTTGAATACTCTGATGGCCTGACTCCTGGGAGATCAAAGGACGGCGGTCTCCATCAAAATCTCTACGACGGCCAAGGACGCCTGGTAGACCACGGCACGTTCATTCCCGACGATGAGAACGAAGAAGATCCACTAACTGACCCGCCGCCAGTTTTCATCTACGTCACCGACGAGAACAGTTCGGATTCACGCTCAGACAAGCACGACGACCTTGCCGAGGCGATCTCTGATCTCGTTGAACTGCTTATTCTTGTCGCCGAGGCCTACCCACACGTCAAGAGATGGTGGAACAAGGCACTTCCGATCATCAAGTCTCAGTGGAACAGACTTTCTAGAACTCGCGTGGTCGGTAGCCAACCTGCCACTGACGAGGCGTCGACTGTGGGTGAGGCTACAGTCATAGATTCCTCGCAAGAAGTGGTTACTCTGCCCGATGTGTATAGAGTCAGCATGAGTAGCGCAGAAGCGCGAGCGTGCCTCCTGCTGGCTCTTGTGGCTAAGGCATTCAGCGAGGAGCAGGTAAGAATAGTTTCCAATGTCCACATCAAAGACGATGACGGCCTTGTGGAACTGAAACGCACAGTTGGCGAGCTCATCCCTCAACAAATTGCTAACATCGTTAAGGCGCTTAGGGCGAATCCGTCGTTTCTTGACGATGAGACATTGGCTGAACTTGGAAATATTCTCGGGAGAGACGAGCGGAACATTGAGATGCTTTGTCTGACTGGCCCTGAGAAGCGGCTGCGTAGCCTCGAATAAAACTGAGGCCTCTTGCACGGGCAGGGCCTCAAGAAATGATCACTGCTGGGGAAGCGTCAATCAGCACAGACGTGCCCCGCTCGTCAGTGACACACCAAGCCTGAGTACCCCCGCGGCGTCGCGCGAGGGCAAGGAACCCCGGTGTCACCACGGAGCAGACGGAGATCCGTCCGCTGTCAGCCCGTACCGTCTGATCGCCATGGCCTCGTCGGGACGCCCGGCGCTCTCCCGCACTCGGGCAAGCTCATGCAGTGCGTCCGGGTGGCCGCCGTTCACGGCCTCGCGAGCTACCTGCTCGGCTCCCGCCTGATCTCCTGCCCGTACGCGCATCTGGACAAGATCCCCGAGAAGGTAGGGGATACTCGTGTGGCTGATCGCGATGCCTTCGGCTCGTTCGCGCTGCCCGGCTTCCTCCAAGAGCCGGAGGGCCTCCTCCAGGCCCTCGATGTCACCTTCGCGGGCAGCGTTCATGGCGTACTCAACGGCTTCGTCCCAGCGGCCGGCCTCCTGCAGTCGGCGCATCTCCAACTCCACCGCACTCGGCTGAGGGGCAGAGGTCTCCGACCACTGCCTTCGAGTCCACGCAAACGCGATCGTCTCTATAGAGTTCCGGAGCTCGGTGAGCTCCTGTGGGAGGTGTGGCTGTCCGCTGCGCTGCGCGACGGCCGTGGCGTCATCCGCGCGGCCCAGGATCTCAAGGAACTCGACCAGGTGCTTCCATGCCCCTGGGTGGCCGTCCTGGGCGGCCAGCTCGAACAGGAGGGCGGCGTAGCGGTAGCGGCCGTACTCGTGGGCTTCCTCCCCCATGGCGAACCGGTCGGCGGGGGTCCGCGCGTGCAGCGCTGCCGCCTTCCAGAAGCCTTCCGGGGGAAAGCCCCAGCCCCGCCCGGAATTGGCCCACCGCACCAGGACACCGGCCAGGCGGTAGCACGCCTCATCAGGGCGGCCTGGGAGGGGACGCCGCCGGACGAGAGGTCCCGGGACGCCCAGGCAGTCCCGGCCGAGGTACGTAAGAGCGTCCTCGAACCAGCTAGTGTCGCGTGAATGAAGTTCTTGGACGGTGGCTTGGTGTGCGGTTGAATGGCGTATGCCTGTCGCCCTGCCGCTGGTCGTCTCCGATGCGGACCGTGAGGTCCTGCGCTCGTGGATCCGCTCGCCGTCGTCCCCGTCGGGGCTGGTGATGCGGGCCCGGATCGTGCTCCTGGCCTCGGAAGGCGCTTCGAACACCGAGATCGCGCGGCGTCTTGAGCTGTCCCGGCAGACGGTGGTGACCTGGCGGGGCCGTTACCGTTCGGCCGGCCTGCCCGGGCTGGAGGACCGGCCGCGCTCGGGCCGGCCCGGCACGGTGGACGAGACAGAAGTGGTGGTGCGGACCCTGGAAGGCCCGCCGGACAAGCTCGGCGTGACCCACTGGTCCTCCCGGCTGCTCGCCGCCGAGCTGCGACTGTCCAACGTCGCGGTGGCCAAAGTGTGGCGCAAGTGGAAGATCCAGCCCTGGCGCAGCGAGACCTTCAAGTTCTCCACCGACCCGGAGCTTGAGGCGAAGGTCCGCGACGTGGTCGGGCTGTACCTGGCCCCGCCGGAGAAGGCCGTAGTGGTCTGCGTCGACGAGAAGAGCCAGATCCAGGCGCTGGACCGGACCGCCCCGATGCTGCCGGTCCGGCCGGGCCTGGCCGAGCGGCGCACCCACGACTACGTCCGGCACGGCACCACCACCTTGTTCGCGGCCCTGGAGGTCGCCACCGGGAAGATCACCGCCGACGCCTGCTACAACCGGCATCGCAGCGATGAGTTCCTGCGCTTCCTCAAGCAGGTCGCCAAAGCCCACCCGAGGGTGAAACTGCACGTCGTCGCCGACAACTACGCCACCCACAAGCACCCCCGCGTGAAGGCATGGCTCGCGAAGAACCCCCGGATCACGCTGCACTTCACCCCGACCTCGTGCTCCTGGCTGAACCTGGTCGAGATCTTCTTCGGCATCATCACCCGCCAGGCCATACGCCGCGGCACCTTCACCTCGGTCGCCGACCTCACCGACGCCATCCGCCGGTACATCGACGCCTACAACGACCGCTGCCAGCCATTCACATGGACCAAAACTGCCGACGAAGTCCTCGAACACGCAACCCCCAAGCGTCCAAGGACTTCATTCACGCGACACTAGGCGGAAGTCCGTCCCACTCCTCCCTGCCGAAGTAGGCACTGG from Streptomyces sp. NBC_01198 includes these protein-coding regions:
- a CDS encoding IS5 family transposase, encoding MSQLYVVGSAQSSWPARECDCLAHRFGNAADHPGRRLRYGSDMTDAEWAVVRAVLPVPAWMDGRGGRPEGYCHRQMLDAIRYLVDNGVKWRNLPADFPPWKRVYAFFCRWRDNQLIGELHDRLREQVRASEGRNTEPTAAVIDSQSVKADATVKNDSRGFDGGKKINGRKRHLVVDCLGLLLAAAVTPASTTDRDAATAILPALRNRFRTLRLVWADSGYTGHLVDWAANTLGLTLEIVKRTDNLHGFHVLPRRWVVERTNAWLMRSRRLTRDYETHTTSAQAVILWSMTMLMSRRLARRTTTIRQQHPAQTATATAA
- a CDS encoding IS630 family transposase — its product is MPVALPLVVSDADREVLRSWIRSPSSPSGLVMRARIVLLASEGASNTEIARRLELSRQTVVTWRGRYRSAGLPGLEDRPRSGRPGTVDETEVVVRTLEGPPDKLGVTHWSSRLLAAELRLSNVAVAKVWRKWKIQPWRSETFKFSTDPELEAKVRDVVGLYLAPPEKAVVVCVDEKSQIQALDRTAPMLPVRPGLAERRTHDYVRHGTTTLFAALEVATGKITADACYNRHRSDEFLRFLKQVAKAHPRVKLHVVADNYATHKHPRVKAWLAKNPRITLHFTPTSCSWLNLVEIFFGIITRQAIRRGTFTSVADLTDAIRRYIDAYNDRCQPFTWTKTADEVLEHATPKRPRTSFTRH